One region of Marispirochaeta aestuarii genomic DNA includes:
- a CDS encoding tetratricopeptide repeat protein — protein sequence MSDNNEEIRELTPEEQAEEERLNEISELSKRGYQLLKENLIEDAIVCFNRILEMDDNNNYALVGLGDAARKKNRHRDAIKYYQQCLASHPGNNYALFGLADCYKALHQYSNAIDIWERYLEHDSSNVTVLTRVADAYRKVRDFRRSKEIYLKVLEMEENNPYALIGLGHLHYDFREYEEALQYWEKMLEVKQDDVDIRVLTSLGNCHRKLKTYEKGLVYFGKALEQEPNNFYALFGMADCYRGLDRHEESLEYWQRILQKDSRNKVILTRAGDSFRHLGDFDKAEEYYRRALNIEFDAYAILGLALINKARGNYREAIDSLQGLLKNDPKNHRLYTEIADCHLELGEKEKALEVLTSFQRLGIRNAYVSNMLDTLRLGR from the coding sequence ATGAGCGACAATAACGAAGAAATCAGGGAGCTCACACCCGAAGAGCAGGCCGAAGAAGAGCGGCTGAACGAAATATCCGAACTCTCGAAACGAGGATATCAGCTTTTAAAAGAGAATCTCATCGAGGATGCCATTGTCTGTTTCAACAGGATCCTCGAAATGGACGATAACAATAACTATGCCCTGGTCGGACTGGGAGATGCAGCCCGGAAGAAAAACCGGCACAGGGACGCAATAAAATACTACCAGCAGTGTCTGGCCTCCCATCCGGGGAACAACTACGCCCTGTTCGGCCTGGCGGACTGCTACAAAGCCCTGCACCAGTATTCCAACGCCATCGACATCTGGGAGCGCTATCTGGAGCACGACTCCAGCAACGTTACCGTCCTGACCAGGGTCGCCGACGCCTACCGCAAAGTGCGGGACTTCCGCCGCTCCAAGGAAATCTACCTGAAGGTCCTGGAGATGGAAGAGAACAACCCTTATGCCCTGATAGGCCTCGGTCATCTGCACTATGACTTCCGGGAATACGAGGAAGCCCTGCAGTACTGGGAAAAGATGCTGGAAGTAAAGCAGGACGATGTTGATATCCGGGTCCTCACCTCTCTTGGAAACTGTCACCGCAAGCTGAAAACCTACGAAAAAGGGCTGGTCTATTTTGGCAAGGCCCTTGAACAGGAACCAAACAACTTCTACGCCCTCTTTGGAATGGCAGACTGCTACAGAGGACTGGACCGGCACGAAGAGTCCCTTGAGTACTGGCAGAGGATTTTGCAGAAGGACTCCCGGAACAAGGTTATTCTGACCCGCGCCGGGGACTCCTTCCGGCACCTGGGAGACTTTGACAAAGCCGAAGAATATTATCGTCGTGCCCTGAACATCGAGTTCGACGCCTACGCGATTCTTGGACTGGCCCTGATCAATAAGGCCCGGGGTAATTACCGGGAAGCCATTGACAGCCTTCAGGGCCTCCTGAAAAACGATCCCAAGAACCATCGACTCTATACCGAGATCGCCGATTGTCATCTTGAACTCGGGGAAAAAGAGAAGGCCCTGGAGGTTCTGACCAGTTTCCAGCGCCTGGGCATTCGTAACGCCTACGTTTCCAATATGCTGGATACCCTGCGCCTGGGCAGATAA